DNA from Gadus chalcogrammus isolate NIFS_2021 chromosome 11, NIFS_Gcha_1.0, whole genome shotgun sequence:
tccagcccacagaccgctccagccctcccaaactcgaggcagacagtccatctcagcagcagtcaaggccgatttagggtcgttttagacgcagagacgtaagcacgtaatttacacaaggaccttgttttagacaagttttgattcacggttcctttaaggttccttaaggattgcgcgtgttgcaaggggattctccgccagaacagtagggggagcaacgaacgaatctgtgggcgtggaagtggaaaacgctggcttgtttatatttataattatcataattcgttcttgtgttttcttcttctccttcttcaaaattcttcatttgcttctgtcacggccttttaaaaatggcgctattatgctgtataaccggaaatgtgagactcctgaaaggatgtggttagctggccaatcacagtctttgcgagctgcgtagggccgtagtgttttagtcgcatagtcaggaattttgggcgacgcacttaagcacgtaaggggggatattttaccgcgcaagggggggttatgtatcttacgtgcttacgcgtaacgtctaaaacagagcatataacggcctcagtcacacgtataccgaccggccccttgagtcactgaaaaaaaaaattgtggcccctcatcatttctacttgagtacccctggtctatagagtgagagtgaaaaTGAGCAATGAAGCAGAGTTGTTTTTAGTGctggagaagagaagagaactACCTGTGCTGAGTCATGCGTGTGGACGTCATAGAGAACCTGGGGAGGAGTCAGTGACCGACTGGGTAATGAAGAGACGTGTACGTTGGCATACATGGAGTCTGGGTCGGGATTGGTTGAAGAGGTGAGGCTCCTCCCACTGGGGCTGCTGGTAGCCACGCTCTGGGTAGGGGAAATGTCTCAATCTATCAAATGTTTGTTTCAAAGTATGTGTTATTTGTAACctgccatttaaaaaaaatgcctTTTTTCCTGTTTTGTAACAGAGATAGTCTACCAAAGAGAAACAGAATTGGGTGagtggatgaggagagggaagtGAATTAACAGAGTCGCCAGGCTACACAGTGTTCATttcaaacctttacagacactttttTACAATTTACTCCTGATGACCGAGTTTGTGTTCGGTGTTATTAGTCAATTGCTCTCTTACAGATACCCGCCTTCAGCAACATGATTGCAAGAAGaattattaaaacaaaaataaagttaAAGAAAGGGAAAAGCCCTCAGAATGGGGCTTGTCTTCCATTAGACTTGGATTAATAAGATAAATTGTGATTTTTGGGTCTACAAAGAAACCGTTACACTTGATATGCACTCACGTGTTGGTTTTCCTTGGTCTTTTGTTGTTTCCTGTTCAAATGTTGAGAAAAAGACATCGCAGTAATCCACACAGAATATTTACTGAATGGTGGTTTCAGCAtgtcatgaaaatataaaatgccTCTGAGAAATCATTTTAATTTAGGTTCAGTTAAATAAAGGGCAAGCAACTATTGCACATTGGACTGCAGTACTATCACCATCAGTGATGCAATAACACGTTATTGGAGTTGCATTTGTCTACCTGACCAGTCCTTTCCCTCAGCCCTACACAGTAGCCACCATTGTAATAAGCAGCGTTTAGCCTGTCCACTATTCTGTTCCTTCAATCTCACCATTAACTGTTTATTCTTTCTTCTTTCGTCTCCTTGACTCACCGTGACCAAAGGCAAACCAGCACAGTGAGGGCTACGAAGACTGTGACTCCTACTCCAGATAAGATTAACACAGATTCTCTGCCTGGAGAAAGATAGTTAGAAATTAACAATGGTAAGCAAGGGTAGTCATTTGTAGGGTGGGATTATGGGCCAGGGGCTCGTTAAGAGGCAGACCATCAACTTAATCTAGCAGTTGATAGGATTTAATATTGTCAATCATGCATAATGCTACACAACGGTTATTTTAGTGTGCGCAATTTTATCGGCCTACTTTGTTGAGGTTTGGTCGTCTACACCGAATCAGATGTCCCTCTATCGGAAggacctccctctctctctctctctctctctctctctctctctctctctctctctctctctctctctctctctctctctctctctctctctctttctctacatATGAACATACAGACCCAGTGTGGTTCCCTCAATCTGCAGCAGTGCAGAGGAGTTGCTCTCCCCCAGAGTATTCGTGGCCTGGCAGAGGTAATATCCTGTCTGAGAGGTCACCAGAGAGGCCAGGTACAACACCTGTCCCATTCCGATGGGGACCAGCATGGAGCTGGCGGGGGGTGGTGCAGTACCACTGTACCACCACCAGGTGTAGTTGTGTACGGGTGGGTTGGCAGCACTGCTGCAGGTCAGGTTCACGCTATTGCCTTTCAACACCTCTCCTTGGGGTTCGACCCACACCGTTGTGTTCCGTGGAAGGACTGGTCAGGAAAACAATCATAGGTTTCAAATTAAAGTCATCATTGATAAGTAACTGACTATTTTTGTTTTGCCACAATAATGACATTTGGACatttctttggataaaagcattggATAAATTAAACAGATATATTTTTCACCTTCAATGAAATCATGAAGAAATTGTCCCTTATGCAAAGACCTTCTGTATGTATAGGGATCCTCATCAACTCACATTGAACATCGAGGGTTACTGTGTTGGACAGCAGTCCCTCCCAGGCACACTGGTAACTCCCTGCATCGTCCAGCCCGGCCTGGAACGTTGGACTGGCCACTGCTTTTCCATCTCGTGACCACACTACCATGTTGGCTGGGGGATAGCCAATACATTCTGTCTTGCATATCAGAGTCACCATGTCCCTCTCTACAACAACGGTCGGTACAACGGCAGTGATCCCTGGGTCTAGTGAAGGAACAGAAGGTGCAGGCCTGCTATTTAACAAAATCAACTTAaaataacattacatttataaAATACCAACAGCAAGCAGTATGTAGCCTACCTTGAACGGTCAAAGTAATATCTGGGGCAGTGAACTTTTTATCTTCTGTCCTTAATATAACAAAGTACCCTGCTTGGTCAGAGTCAAGCAGCTTCTTGATCCTCAACGTGCACGAACCAGATGTGTCACCCAGGTATTGAAAACCATTcattgaggaggaggtgaagaagggaTATCCAGTCCACCCGCCAGTTCTTGGCTCTCCTCTGTACCAGGTGACGGAAGTGACCTTATTACCGGGTGGATGGCTATAAGAGCATGGTATTGTTACTGATGTCCCTTTAAAAGCGCACTGGCTTTGGTACTCAACAGCCAAGTCTCTGCTCCACACGCCTTTTATAGGAAGGAGAAAAACATGAGACAACATGAGGTTTCCTTTAAATGACTTTAGAAAGCAACCTAGCACCTTGTATAAATGATGTAATAACCATTCTAAATGTAATCTCTTTGGTCACCAGTAAGAAGATCAGACAGAATTTAAGTCCGAAAATTAACGTTATGAGCAGATGCTGCGCAGAGAAACCCTAAACACAGTTTAACAAACTAAGGCGGAGCCCataaacaataaatgtttttcAAAAGATGGACTATACCTTGAATGATGAGTAAAATCCCTAGAATGGTGCGAGTCATTTTCTTTAACCACCCGGTATTGAAACTAGCCTACAAAATGTCCTTCAGGGAAACCAGAGGAAATTATGTCACACATTAAGCCAATCGTATCTTTTTTACCGgcaacgtaaaaaaaaaaaaaaaattccactTCCCTAAAATGATTATATCTACATTCATTTAACGTTGATGTTTGTATGTGGCTCTGGACATTTTGGTGTCCTAAGTGGGGGATTTGGCTCTTACTTCTTCTTATCAGCACTTTGTTCATCGACATACTTGCTTTCACATGATTTACTCTCGCTCTTTATATCTATGTTATTATGTGCCTTTAGATGCAGTTATTATATGACAGTTGTTTATGTGTTCTCATTTACGCTCATCGCAATCTGCCCCGGTGGTGTTATAGCCCTGTTAATCCACAAAGTGGCGCTGCCGCCCTGTGATATGGAAAAGACAATCGAGTCGTCtgagggcgcactcacactaggccatctgtaccgtgcccaagtccgttCCCCCCCTGTAACGTGCTTAAGTACGATTGCGCCCCCGCCCTGCTGTGCGCTGGCCTGTGCTGCAACTGGGCCTGAGTACGGTTGCCTCTCGTACATACGTCATCAGGTCGTAATACGTCACCACCAAGTGTCCGCTGCTTAGTAGAACAACAAAGAGAACACAGTTGACACTTTATACTGACTTTGTTGCTCATTTGGAGCCGTTCTACTCAGATACAGCCCTCTCTACTGaacatttttacactgccaaatagtcCGTTTTATGCATTCCTATTTTGCGGCACGGCCCGCACGTTTACACTccccgaggtaaattgcctgcttgagctagaaacccgatttaccctcccggaccctgcacacattggtggtttattgggtttaATTCTGTTGCAAACGCGGTTAGCTGCAATAAATGACGGCTAACTAGCAATCATTtatgtctgtgtttatttttgtccATGTCGAAAGATAATTCAAAACCaagcaaaaatatttttaattgcTTTAAATATTGATCAACACAATGATCGGTGAAGCAAATTTATAGTTTCTCATTTATCAGGTTTTGTAATTTTTAGCGTTAAAGTCGGAAAATGACAACTTAAATGACTGTTATCGCTGTTTCATCAATCAAGCAAATTCAGTTATACCAACATTCATTTAGAATTGCATACCAAATTCGAACAAAGACATCAATTATGCAAATTAGTTGTTGTCATCTGTTTTCCCTCTGCAGGAGTGCTAGCAAAAACACATAGGATGCTGTTTGTTTCTTGAACATGTATTTTAAATACTTTTTTCACTTCAGCATTAAGGTTTAAAGATAGAAGACAAAAGCGTAGTAACATAAATTATCCTCTAGAGACAGAACGCCCTACGTTGACCACGTGGTCCAATAAAGGCTGGGGTATCTTGTGTTTCAAGTTCAATATGCTTCAGCTAAGTTAGGAAAGCCTTCACATATAATGTTATATTTTGTATCCCACAATCCTCTCTGGTCTTGGGAAAACGGGAGCCAATTATGTGTTGTCCGCTCACAGGTGATGGGTTACCCTGCAAGGAAAACAAAAGTgggaagagagaaagtgagtgaaAACACTTTATTTTCATATTTGACTATCATGTGGTGTCAAAAGCTTAACCATCATATCAGACCTTCCTTTTTCGTCTGGTTCGATAGTGATgctaaacataataataataataataatacattttatttataatgcactttatattcaagaatctcaaagtgcttcagagaaaaaaaacataaacatataGGTAAACAACATCATGTCACACGTTTAAATGAaagaatggatgaatgaatgtatgtatggatgAACACAAGTTAAAAGAGTGGATTGAATCAAAAACGGGGTACCGAGAGAGCTACCTTGGATTGGTTCTTCTGACTGCTGTGTCTAGCGGCGTTGCTGCGACAGCAGGTTGTAAACAACGTTAGAAGAATCCTTTGGTTCTTTGCTTCTACCCTGAGGCAGCTTGGGGACTTCCACCTGGTCCACACTTTACCACCCAAAGAGCACAAAGTAGAAATAGTCCTCGAGTTGGAGGGATACtactaacaataataataacaatgtagATAGTAGGCTAGCACCTCAACTTGTCAAAcatatttcaaatgtttaaGGATGTTTAAAtgtctaaggccccgtccacacgaagccgaaacagttacggtttcgatctatcaggtttcggagtatctccgtaaagacggagtcaagcgaaaccgggtagatctgtagaaacgctgtagtacacattccaggcccataaggggcgctgcttctgctacagcaatccagaaggaaaataaataagaagaagaggcgagcatgcgcataaagggtgagactccgcgggcttaacagtcattggctagagggtcgaggggtggggtgatgacgtcatggtttacggtttcagtcggtttcaggcgtccacacgaatccaaaacgaaacccaAAAAGATTTGGGACTAGGTCCATagtcataaccctaaccctagccctagccctaaccctaaatcCAGTTTACCTGGGTACTCTGGAGTAGTGGATGGTGATGTAGTTGGGGGCGGGACTCGGGACGTTTtcctgctctgtgattggtGGAGCGTCCTTCAGTGGAACAATGGCAGGGTGGGAGCTATCACTCACCTCCtcttctggctcctcctcctaaaCACAAACAAGGACAGATGCACGAAAATGcactcgcatgcacacacacacacacacacacacacacacacacacacacacacacacacacacacacacacacacacacacacacacacacacacacacacacacacacacacagattatgaGAAAATAATCAAAGGACACATAGTGTAGTCATAagaacagctgtgtgtgtgtgtgtgtgtgtgtgtgtgtgtgtgtgtgtgtgtgtgtgtgtgtgtgtgtgtgtgtgtgtgtgtgtgtgtgtgtgtgtgtgtgtgtgtgtgtgtgtgtgtgtgtgtgtgtgtgtgtgtgtgtgtttgtgtgtgtgtgtgtgcgtgtgtgtaccggGATATCGGACATCTTGTCGGTTCTCAAGGGAACAGTCTGCTGGGCGGCTGACTCATAGAACACGGTCTGGTCTGTGACTGACGGGCGCTgggccacagacagacagacagacagacagacagacagacagacagacagacagacagacagacagacagacagacagacagacacacacacacagacacacagacacacacacacacacacacacacacacatagacacacacacacacacacacacacacacacacacacacacacacacacacacacacacacacacacacagtccagaaCACGTCGTCTCAATGACAGCCATTGGATCAGCGATATTATTCAGTATGTTAGAGAATCAGGCCATCCCCATACCTTCTTCACGCTCTCTATGAGCTCCAAGTCTACCCTGTGCATGTTCTTGCTAGGAAGGAATCAAAGATACACAAGTCACTGTAATAATAATTGGTCACTAACTCTCTCTGTATTGCATAAAAACATATAGAAAAAGATAGAATTATGTAATATtagatgcatgcacacgcacgcacacacgcattctatagatatagagatagttATACCTGATCatcatatagatatagatagatagatcataGCTGATCATTATgtacatatatagatagattTATCTGATCATTATATAAACTTAGTacaaaaagtaaggaaatttgtgtttggttgattatttctctgtggtcACAATactttttggcaataaatcttataccgttggaaagcctttatagttccctttcaaatAGTGCCCCATATGTAAGGAACATCCacttgtgggatgagcagcagagtatgtgggttgtGCCCATGAACAATTTGCCatatcttctcctcctcatgctgGTCACCAGCCTGGTCACACACTGCTGTGGGATGGCATCCCATTCTTCAAGCAGCATTTGTCGCAAGTCAGCCAACGTGGTTGTGTTGGTCACTCTGGCACGAACAGCACGCCCAAGCTGATCCCACAAGTTTTCAATGGGGTTGAGGTCAGGACTGTTAGCAGGCTATTCCAGCCTCTCCACTCCCACATTCTGGACGTAGTCTCTGATAAACCCCGCCCTGTGGGGGCGAGCGTTGTCATCTTGGAGGATAGAGTTCGGTCCCAGACTGTGGAGACATGGGATTGCCACTGGTTGCAGAATCtcatctctacatctctctgcaTTGAGATTGCCTCCAATGATGACAAGCCTCGTATTTCCAGTGAGGGAGATGCCACCCCACACCGTCAcactgcctccaccaaaagATGTTATTCTATCGGTGCAGCAATCAGCATAGCGTTCTCCGCGTGGGGCAAATGGGGCAtcatttgaaagggaactaaacaggctttccaacggtataagatttattgccaaaaagcattgttaccacagagaaataatctaccaaacacaaatttccttactttttgtgctaaatttagatatagagatagatataCCTGATCATTATATCgatatagagatagatataCCTGATCATTAGGACgatatagagatagatataCTTGGTCATTACATCAGTATAGATGGAAAGATCATACCTGATTATTATATAGATATGAATAGATAGATCATACCTGCTCATTATATAGATATGGAAAGATAGATCATAGCTGATCATCATATAGATATGGATAGATAGATCATACCTGATCATTATATAGATATGGAAAGATAGATCATAGCTGATCATCATATAGATATGGATTCATAGATCATACCTGATCATTATGGCCACCGTCAGTGTGATGAGTGCTGCAGACACGCCCACGGCAGAAGCTAGGGCGATCACCTTTAGACGTCCTGCAGACCGAACAGACAggtacaggtgtgtgtatgtgggcaaTGCAGTTGGGCTAGGACATGAGACCTGTAGTTTATTATACATGAACCTCTTGACgtttatactgtgtgtgtgtgtgtgtgtgtgtgtgtgtgtgtgtgtgtgtgtgtgtgtgtgtgtgtgtgtgtgtgtgtgtgtgtgtgtgtgtgtgtgtgtgattgtgtgtgtgtgtgtgtgtgtgtgtgtgtgtgtgtgtgcgcgtttgtgtgtgtgtgtgtgtgtgtgtgtgtgtgtgtgtgtgtgtgtgattgtgtgtgtgtgtgtgtgtgtgtgtgtgtgcgcgtttgtttgtgtgtgcgtgtgtgtgtgtgtgtgggtgattgtgtgtgtgtgtgtgtgtgtgtgcgcgtttgtttgtgtgtgtgtgtgtgtgtgtgtgtgtgtgcgcgtttgtttgtgtgtgtgtgtgtgtgtgtgtgtgtgtgtgtgtgtgtgtgtgtgtgtgtgtgtgtgtgtgtgtgtgtgtgtgtgtgtgtgtgtgtgtacattaggAGGGTGCGctcgcatgtgtgtctgtgtgtgtgtgtgtgagtgtgtgtgtgactccatGCGTGTGTCTCATTCGCTTCTCTGAGAGGGTTTGTCGTCTTTCGAGTAGTCTTGAAAATTATCCCAAAATAACACACAATAAGGAATAAATGAGGTTAAGGGATAATGAATGACCAGCTTCTCTTTTTGTTGCCAACAGTGTGAAAAGGTGAGATAGCAGCAAGTGAATCAAGCGATCAGCAGTGAAAATAAAGCCAGGCCATTCGCACGTCGTTATACGGACGTCTAGACCACACTTTCTTGGGCTTCCATGTTCTTAATCTGCTGCTGCATTGCCTCAGATCATCCGTCTAGACTTTGCTGTAATTTTCCACAACACCCCATTAACTCTCGCTTCGATGCTCGTGGCGGGAAAGAGATTTGAGTCACCCTGACTCACAGAACAACATTATGAGATAATATACCATGCGGTATATCTGCTGGCGTGCTGTGGCCTGGAGAGGACAGGAGCTTTCGTCACGCCGTGTTTCTTATTCATAAATGTTACATCATCTGTATTCTGAGGTCATGTTTATATAGAGCTGGGTAATACTTGGTAAGTCAAGTCGAGGCAATTCAATTTGTATAGcacttaatcacagttacagaCACAAAGGGCTTCACTTGCTAATTTCATACAACAAGTGTTCCTTGTTACAATGTTATTACACATATAATAAGCAACGCGATAACTTGTAACAACATGTACCTAATATGTTATAACCAGGGCTGCCAAGGTTCACGTTTGGAGAGGGACaattattgggggggggggggaaggggggggtggtCCACCCAAATATAAATCATTTCTAAATTGATGATATTAAAAGGGCATTGAACTCTTCTCCTTGATTTGTGTGGCAGTTGGCTGACATCGTTATGATGATCATTACCGCGCCCAACTGGAATGGAGTGTGGATCGGGAACGTTTGAACGCATGGAACCCTAAGCCAACGCGGACCCTccattgcgtgcgtgcgtgcccctgtgtgcgtgcgtgcgtgcgtgcgtgcgtgcgtgcccctGTGTGCGTGGTATGCGTGCCCGTGCGGATGCGGAACGCGGAAAGCATGTCTTCGCTTTGAGGCTGCCGATCCGAACCCACCTCTCACCCGGACCGTGATCACCGGAGAGCTGTGCGTGCCGATGCGGTTGCGGGCCTCGCAGTAGTACTGTCCGCTCTCCCCCGGACCCACCTCGGAGAAGGTGTAGGAGGGGCCCGTCCTGGCTCCCCacactaggggggggggggggtgtacataCCATCATGGTGGTTACTGTTCAACGATGATAATCCCAAACTTCTCTTTATTTAAACCCTACATAAATAGTGTGGGAAGAAACATGGACACAATTATTTGTAATATCACAATTAACACATTTTCCTAAATTTCACCGTAACGTTTTACGAAGAACATACTTCAGCATTCAGAAAACACTCTATGCCTCTGTCTAAATCTGAATAACTGCAACATCTCAACACTAAAGTGAGCGGACCGTCCGGAAACATCCGGAAGGTGGTTCGCCTTCTGAGTGCGGCGATGCAAACCTCGCCTGGGGGCGCCGTCCAGTGGAAGCCGATGCCAGGTGAAGTTGTCCACCACCGGGTTGGCCTGACTGCTACACGTCAGTGTCAGCGGGCGACCGGCGTCCACCACGCTAGAGGGACGGGCCAGGACCGACGTGTTCTTAGGAGGATCTACGGAGAGAGGATGGCGAGAAAAGgagtttcagtttcagtttcagtttcagtttcagtttgtttatttttctatcATCAGACAGAAAAAGTGTCCACAGGGCGCACAAGTCATAGGACAAATGATATCAGGCCCGACATGTCGCTGTGTTTTTGGTTAACTTCCTTGTTATGTGTCATCATTTGTTTAAACAAATAAACCACACCTcaaacacccatacacacacatacacacatacacacacacacacaaacacacacataaatacacagacatacatacacacacacacctgcccatgCATATGGACCCAGTGAGCTGTACtcacacagtacagagagagtAGCGACCGGGGAGGTTTGGTGGCCCAGGCGGTTCCATGTCGTACAGTAGTACTGACCGGCACTGTGAGAGCGCACCGATGGGAAAGACATGTTCTGGTGCATTCCTTTGGCCCACACCTTGTCGCCAAGGATACGATGCCACGCAAACCTGTGGTCAGAGGATGATAGGCGGTCTAAAGTTATTCCGGATAGGTCACGGAAGGCAATGGAATAGTCCACTTCTGAGTGGGTTTCATCTTTCACTAAAGTataaaagaaaatactgactTATCGTGCTGTTTAAAATATTTGCTGACATTGTGTGAAATGTCTATTTGTAGTGATTagtagtcagacagacacagagacagataccTGTTGGCAGGTGGGTTGGCTTGGCTCACACAGCTGAGGTTGACATGGTAGCCTTCTCTGATGTCGCCCCGAGGACTCACCACTACCCGAGTGTTTTGGGGGGAGTCTAGACAGGAaggcaggaagacagacagaaacatcaCAGATGAAGATTAGCTAGATTACACAAAGAAAGGTTCCCTATTTGGCCTATCCCTATTCC
Protein-coding regions in this window:
- the LOC130391326 gene encoding B-cell receptor CD22-like isoform X1, with translation MTRTILGILLIIQGVWSRDLAVEYQSQCAFKGTSVTIPCSYSHPPGNKVTSVTWYRGEPRTGGWTGYPFFTSSSMNGFQYLGDTSGSCTLRIKKLLDSDQAGYFVILRTEDKKFTAPDITLTVQDPGITAVVPTVVVERDMVTLICKTECIGYPPANMVVWSRDGKAVASPTFQAGLDDAGSYQCAWEGLLSNTVTLDVQFLPRNTTVWVEPQGEVLKGNSVNLTCSSAANPPVHNYTWWWYSGTAPPPASSMLVPIGMGQVLYLASLVTSQTGYYLCQATNTLGESNSSALLQIEGTTLGRESVLILSGVGVTVFVALTVLVCLWSRKQQKTKENQHSVATSSPSGRSLTSSTNPDPDSMYANVHVSSLPSRSLTPPQVLYDVHTHDSAQGGEIAYSILGNFGGTRPVNPGDPKQQPFQPTEAGDAAGHSVIYSSVAEAT